In Dehalococcoidia bacterium, the sequence CTGATACGTGGTGTTGACGAACATCGCATCGTATTCCGGCGATGAATACAACGCGGCCGCCACCTGCAGGCGGGTGGCGCCGCCGTCGAGCGCGGTGAGCCAGCGGTCGAGCAGGTCAACCGCGGGTGGCGAACCGAAGATGTCCTGGTAGGCGGCGCGTACGAAGGCTTCGTTCCGCTGCCGTGTGGCCGCCGGGTTCGCGGTTGGCGAAGGAGTCTCGGCCGCGGGTGTTCGGGCGGCGGCCGCGGCCAGGGCCGTGCTTGAGGGCGCCGGATCGTGAGGCGCCCGCGCGCAGTGCGTCGTCAGGATCGCGCCGGCAAGCAGGCCGGCGGGCGCCGCGGCCGCCACCACCAGCCAGTAGCGCACCGAGCGCACGCTCCACCAGGACGGGATTACGCGCACGTCGCCGCTGCCCTCCCTTTGCCGTGAGCTTAGCAAACACGCTCCGGAAGACCGGGCGGTCAGGCCGCGAAGCCGTTCGTCCGCAGCGGTGATCGCGTACGCTGTTCCCGGCAAACCCCGGTTCGCGGGAGGCAGCAGAATGGCGGAACGGCTGCTGGCCGGGCTGCGGGTGATCGAGCTGGCGCAGGAGATCGCCGGGCCCTACGGCGGCAAGCTCCTGGCCGATCTCGGCGCCGACGTGATCAAGGTCGAGCCGCCCGCGGGCGATCTCTGCCGCGCTCGCGGCCCCTTTCCCGGCCACCTGCCGCACCGCGAGCGCAGCGGTCTGTTCCGCTATCTCAATTCAGGCAAGCGCGGCGTCGCGATCGATCTCGAAGCTCCCTCCGGCCGCGAGGCTGTGTTCGAGCTGTGCCGCGACGCCGGCGTGCTGCTGGAGAGCTTCGCTCCCGGCGAGATGGCGCGGCTCGGCCTCGACATCACCGCCCTGCTCACGGTCAATCCGCGGCTGGCGCTGGTCTCGGTGACGCCGTTCGGGCAGACCGGACCGCAGGCCGCCTGGCGCGGCAACGATCTGATCGCCTTCCACGCTTCCGGCATGGCCTTCGGCTTCCCGGCGCTGCAGGTGGACCGGCCGGATCTGCCGCCGCACAACGCGCCCAGCTACGGCGCCGCGTTTCTCGCCGGCGAGCTGGTGGCGGCGGCCGCCATGCATGGTCTGCATGTCGTGCAGCGCCGTGGCCGTGGCTGCCACCTGGATCTCTCCTTGCAGGAGGCGGTCGCGGCGCTCAACCAGTCGCAGTACAGCGCCCTCGAACGCACGGGCGAGGTGCGGCGCCGTTTCTCCAGCGAGCCGTCGAACCCGACCGTGGCGCTCCTGCCCTGCGCGGACGGCTGGGTGGCGATCTCGCCGCGCGAGGAGCACCAGTGGCAGCGCTGGCTCGAGGTGATGGGCAGCCCGGCCTGGGGCGCTGAGCCCCGCTTCGCCGACCGCCGGGCGCGCGAGCGGCACTGGCGCGAGCTGTATCCACTGCTCGCCGCCTGGAGCGGCGAGCGCGCCACATCGGCCGTCTTCGAGGCAGCGCAGGCGGCGCGCGTTGCCTGCTACCCGCTGGGCCGCGCCGCCGATCTGCTGGCCTCGCCGCAGTTGCAGGCCCGTGGCTTCTTCGTCGAGATCGGTGACTCCGGAACCGGTCCGCTGACGGTTCCCGGAACGCCGTACCGGATCGACGGGGAAGGTTCCCGCGCACCGGTGACAGGCGACCGTGCCGCGGAGGCGCCGCGTTCTGCGCCGCCGTCCCTTACGCCCTCCACCCTCCCCCTCGCCGGTGTCCGCATCGTCGACTTCAGCTGGGTGCTGACCGGGCCGATCTGCACGAAGTACCTCGCCGCCCTGGGCGCCGAGGTGATCAAGATCGAGTCGCGCACGCGGCCCGACCTCTCGCAGCGCGATTTGGCCTGGGAGGAGCTGAACCCGAGCAAGCGCAGCATCACCCTCAACCTGCAACACGAGGCGGCGCGCGACCTTGCCCGCCGCCTGATCGCGCAAAGCGACGCCGTGATCGAGAACTTCTCCAGCAGCGTGATGGAGCGGCTTGGTCTCGGTTACGCGGCCCTGCGCGAGCAGAACCCGCGCCTGGTCATGCTCTCCTCCTCGGCGCTGGGGCGCAGCGGGCCGGAGCGCGATCGCGTCGCCTACGGCACGCTGATCCAGTGCTTCACCGGCTGGGCCGGCCTCGCGGCGCACCCCGGCCTGCCGCCGCGCTCGGCCGCCGGCATCTGGACGGACCCGCTGACCGCCGCGATGGCGACGTACCTCTTACTCGCCGCCCTCTGGCGCCAGCGGCGGCACGGCGAAGGCTGCTATATCGACCTCTCCATGGCGGAGACGACGATCGCCGCCCTGCCCGAGCCGCTGCTGGCCTGGGGACTCAACCGCGAGTTGCTGGCGCCGCGCGGCAACCGCGATCCGCTCAACGCGCCGCAGGGCTGCTACGCCGCGGCGGGCGACGACCGCTGGCTTGCGCTCAGCGTGCAGTCAGACGCCGATTGGACCGCGCTCTGCCGCCTCATGGCGCGGGAGGAACTGCTGGACGACGCGCGCCTTGCCACGGCCGCGGGCCGTTGGGCGCACGCGGATGAGCT encodes:
- a CDS encoding CoA transferase, with the translated sequence MAERLLAGLRVIELAQEIAGPYGGKLLADLGADVIKVEPPAGDLCRARGPFPGHLPHRERSGLFRYLNSGKRGVAIDLEAPSGREAVFELCRDAGVLLESFAPGEMARLGLDITALLTVNPRLALVSVTPFGQTGPQAAWRGNDLIAFHASGMAFGFPALQVDRPDLPPHNAPSYGAAFLAGELVAAAAMHGLHVVQRRGRGCHLDLSLQEAVAALNQSQYSALERTGEVRRRFSSEPSNPTVALLPCADGWVAISPREEHQWQRWLEVMGSPAWGAEPRFADRRARERHWRELYPLLAAWSGERATSAVFEAAQAARVACYPLGRAADLLASPQLQARGFFVEIGDSGTGPLTVPGTPYRIDGEGSRAPVTGDRAAEAPRSAPPSLTPSTLPLAGVRIVDFSWVLTGPICTKYLAALGAEVIKIESRTRPDLSQRDLAWEELNPSKRSITLNLQHEAARDLARRLIAQSDAVIENFSSSVMERLGLGYAALREQNPRLVMLSSSALGRSGPERDRVAYGTLIQCFTGWAGLAAHPGLPPRSAAGIWTDPLTAAMATYLLLAALWRQRRHGEGCYIDLSMAETTIAALPEPLLAWGLNRELLAPRGNRDPLNAPQGCYAAAGDDRWLALSVQSDADWTALCRLMAREELLDDARLATAAGRWAHADELDATIAAWVRPQAAEDCAARLQAAGIAATPTLTPADVLSDAHLAARAFISPVERLEGGTRQTLGFPWLADGERPGQFRRPPAVGEDNAHVFRQLLKLDTQEYARLVAEHVIY